In Acidimicrobiia bacterium, a single genomic region encodes these proteins:
- a CDS encoding DNA adenine methylase, with product MIKYLGSKRRLVPVLGDLLTDAGAASALDLFTGTTRVARAFKERGAVVTAVDTARYSEVFGRCYLELDGDEVDRAELVAVLDRLDSLEGVAGYFTETFSREARFFQAHNARRVDAIRNVIEEEFSASWMYPVLLTSLILAADRVDSTTGVQMAYVKQWAPRSFKPLEMRLPELIAGSGQAVRGDAIELAGSLGSFDLAYLDPPYNQHRYFTNYHIWETLVAWDAPEHYGVACKRLDSRDAETKSVFNRKREMPQALEAVIGAVDAHVVVLSYNDESWIEFESLVAMMERRGSVRALAFDSKRYVGAQIGIHNPNGDRVGEVSHLRNLEYVLLAGDSGLVDRLVRPFDRYLVRTS from the coding sequence ATGATCAAATACCTGGGATCCAAACGCCGGCTCGTTCCGGTACTCGGCGACTTGCTCACCGATGCAGGTGCTGCCAGCGCGCTCGACCTGTTCACCGGAACCACCAGGGTGGCCCGCGCCTTCAAGGAACGCGGAGCGGTCGTTACCGCAGTGGATACGGCGCGGTATTCGGAGGTGTTCGGACGGTGTTACCTGGAACTCGACGGTGACGAGGTTGACCGGGCCGAACTAGTCGCGGTCCTCGACCGTCTTGACTCGCTCGAAGGCGTCGCCGGCTATTTCACGGAAACCTTCAGCCGGGAGGCGCGCTTCTTCCAGGCCCACAATGCCCGGCGCGTCGACGCGATAAGGAATGTCATCGAGGAGGAATTCTCAGCCTCGTGGATGTATCCGGTTCTGCTGACTTCCCTGATCCTCGCGGCCGATCGCGTCGACTCCACGACCGGTGTGCAGATGGCATATGTGAAGCAATGGGCCCCCCGTTCGTTCAAACCTCTCGAGATGCGCCTGCCCGAGCTCATCGCGGGCAGCGGTCAGGCGGTTCGCGGCGATGCAATCGAGCTGGCCGGCAGTCTCGGATCCTTCGATCTCGCCTACCTCGATCCTCCCTACAACCAGCATCGCTACTTCACCAACTATCACATCTGGGAGACGCTGGTGGCGTGGGATGCGCCGGAACACTACGGGGTGGCGTGCAAACGACTCGACAGTCGGGATGCCGAGACGAAGAGCGTATTCAACCGGAAGCGAGAGATGCCGCAAGCCCTCGAGGCGGTCATCGGCGCGGTTGACGCACACGTAGTCGTATTGTCCTACAACGACGAGTCGTGGATCGAGTTCGAGTCTCTCGTCGCCATGATGGAGCGGCGCGGCAGCGTGCGAGCTCTCGCCTTCGACTCGAAACGGTATGTCGGCGCTCAGATCGGTATTCACAATCCGAACGGCGACCGGGTAGGTGAAGTATCACACCTGCGCAATCTGGAATATGTGCTGCTCGCCGGTGACTCCGGCCTGGTGGATCGGCTGGTGCGCCCTTTCGATCGCTACCTGGTCCGCACCTCCTGA
- a CDS encoding universal stress protein — protein MHILIATAGALPAARVAALVATMTHEDLRVSVMTVIEVPLSFLDDLDDAEWRPFDDGADQATIRKQLIRGYVEERGARLIEPVVAALRTQGIEAQTILEQGENAGEVIVRVAEEQGADMVVMGSTRPIFDETVWNSVSVKVMQLSTVPLVLVPGVARTLDDVERDERRRVIDGQRA, from the coding sequence GTGCACATTCTGATCGCCACCGCTGGTGCTCTGCCGGCTGCTCGAGTTGCCGCTCTCGTCGCCACCATGACCCACGAGGATCTCCGCGTTTCGGTGATGACCGTAATAGAAGTTCCACTCTCGTTTCTCGATGACCTCGACGACGCCGAGTGGCGCCCGTTCGATGACGGCGCCGACCAGGCCACGATCCGGAAGCAACTCATCCGGGGTTACGTCGAGGAACGCGGCGCCCGGTTGATCGAACCGGTCGTTGCAGCACTCCGCACGCAGGGGATCGAAGCGCAGACAATCCTCGAGCAGGGCGAGAACGCCGGCGAGGTCATAGTCCGGGTCGCAGAAGAGCAGGGCGCGGACATGGTCGTCATGGGCTCGACCAGACCGATCTTTGATGAGACCGTCTGGAACAGCGTGTCGGTCAAGGTCATGCAACTCTCCACCGTTCCTCTGGTGCTGGTTCCGGGAGTCGCTCGGACTCTCGATGATGTCGAGCGGGATGAGCGCCGCCGGGTCATAGATGGGCAACGGGCCTGA
- a CDS encoding alpha/beta fold hydrolase — MHIARTANVDICYETFGRSTDPAVLLIQGLGVQMLGWDEEFCALLTGRGLFVVRFDNRDVGLSSCFDETNFDLSDAIGRALAGEKIEVPYSLMDMASDAIGLMDHLGIERAHVVGVSMGGMIAQTIAAEYPERVSSLTSIMSSTGSRAVGRPTPEAIQVLFERPPQDRAAAIEASVRAQKVLGGTIQLDEERARRKAGAAFDRAFNPDGTGRQLAAIYAAGNRTDHIAAISAPALVIHGALDPLIDPSGGRHTAEVIPGARLVIIDEMGHDLPPALWDRLIDEISAHIRAAEATGA; from the coding sequence ATGCACATCGCGCGGACTGCCAACGTAGACATTTGCTACGAGACATTCGGTCGATCGACCGACCCCGCTGTGCTCTTGATCCAGGGCCTGGGCGTACAGATGCTTGGATGGGACGAGGAGTTCTGCGCACTTCTGACGGGCCGCGGTTTGTTCGTGGTCCGCTTCGACAATCGTGACGTCGGTCTCTCGAGCTGTTTCGATGAAACCAACTTCGACCTGTCCGATGCCATCGGGCGGGCGCTCGCCGGCGAGAAGATCGAAGTCCCGTACAGCCTCATGGATATGGCTTCCGATGCGATAGGCCTGATGGATCACCTGGGAATCGAGCGAGCACACGTGGTCGGTGTTTCGATGGGCGGCATGATCGCCCAGACAATCGCCGCCGAGTATCCAGAGCGGGTCTCATCCCTGACCTCGATCATGTCGTCCACCGGCAGCCGAGCAGTCGGTCGACCCACACCTGAGGCCATCCAGGTGTTGTTCGAACGACCACCGCAGGACCGGGCCGCCGCCATCGAGGCATCAGTGCGAGCACAGAAGGTGCTGGGCGGCACGATCCAACTCGACGAGGAGCGGGCGCGCCGGAAAGCCGGGGCCGCGTTCGACCGCGCCTTCAATCCCGACGGAACGGGCCGGCAGCTGGCAGCTATCTACGCGGCGGGCAACAGAACCGACCACATTGCCGCTATTTCCGCTCCAGCGCTGGTAATCCACGGTGCACTGGATCCGCTGATCGACCCCTCCGGCGGCCGGCACACGGCAGAGGTGATCCCGGGCGCCCGCTTGGTGATCATCGATGAGATGGGACACGATCTCCCGCCGGCGCTGTGGGACCGTCTGATCGATGAGATCTCGGCTCACATCCGAGCGGCAGAGGCAACCGGCGCGTAG
- a CDS encoding SDR family oxidoreductase, giving the protein MDVRVDEKVAIVTGASRGIGEAIAAEFLRSGASGVVITGRREENLVAVRERIVDEIGRADRLLTLVARADDRDHAESTVQQAISEFGRCDILVNNAGTNPAAGTLAEVDLGALEKTWSVNQLGPILWARSAFNHWMRDHGGSIINVASVGGLRPTAVLGAYNISKAALIFATQQLALEMAPMVRVNAVAPAVVKTRLSAALWQGGEEAAAATHPLGRLGEPQDVANAVLFLASEAASWITGAILPVDGGVIGAAGSLS; this is encoded by the coding sequence ATGGATGTACGAGTTGACGAGAAGGTCGCGATAGTCACCGGAGCCAGCAGGGGAATCGGGGAGGCGATAGCCGCCGAGTTCCTCAGGAGCGGAGCAAGCGGAGTGGTGATCACGGGGCGTCGCGAGGAGAACCTCGTCGCGGTCAGGGAGAGGATTGTCGACGAAATCGGCCGCGCTGATCGATTGCTCACGCTTGTGGCCCGTGCTGATGATCGAGATCACGCCGAGTCGACGGTGCAGCAGGCGATCAGTGAGTTCGGCCGATGCGACATCCTGGTGAACAACGCCGGAACCAATCCGGCTGCCGGGACTCTCGCCGAGGTGGATCTCGGCGCACTGGAGAAGACCTGGTCGGTCAATCAGCTGGGTCCGATTCTGTGGGCCCGTTCCGCTTTCAACCATTGGATGAGAGATCACGGTGGATCGATCATCAATGTGGCCTCGGTGGGGGGTCTGCGTCCCACTGCGGTGCTCGGCGCGTACAACATCTCGAAAGCTGCGCTGATATTCGCCACTCAACAGCTGGCTCTGGAGATGGCACCCATGGTGAGGGTGAACGCCGTGGCACCCGCGGTCGTCAAGACCCGGTTGTCGGCCGCACTCTGGCAGGGCGGTGAGGAAGCGGCCGCCGCCACCCACCCGCTCGGCCGGCTCGGCGAGCCGCAGGACGTGGCGAATGCCGTGCTGTTCCTGGCGTCGGAGGCGGCTTCGTGGATCACCGGCGCCATCCTGCCGGTCGACGGCGGAGTGATTGGGGCGGCAGGCAGCTTGAGCTAG
- a CDS encoding flavin reductase family protein gives MAELQAELINRVTWSIPTALALVGSRAGDRWNAMTTSWITQVAMEPVLVGIGVDKKAVTHGLIVQGGSFSINLWSAEDTRTFVKFSKPATKEGMQLNGRPIREGVTGAPIFEEAVAWMDLRLWESVDCGSHTFFIGEIVDAGLPDPEATVASMRDTRMKYGGVRRGGH, from the coding sequence ATGGCCGAACTACAGGCAGAACTCATCAACCGGGTGACTTGGAGCATTCCCACCGCGCTGGCGCTCGTAGGCTCGCGCGCCGGTGACAGGTGGAACGCAATGACGACGAGCTGGATCACACAGGTGGCCATGGAACCCGTTCTGGTAGGAATCGGTGTGGACAAGAAGGCGGTCACCCACGGCCTGATCGTTCAGGGGGGTTCGTTCTCCATCAACCTCTGGTCTGCAGAGGACACACGGACATTCGTCAAGTTCTCGAAACCGGCCACCAAGGAAGGCATGCAGTTGAACGGCCGGCCGATACGCGAGGGTGTGACCGGCGCGCCGATCTTTGAAGAGGCCGTCGCCTGGATGGACCTCCGGCTGTGGGAATCGGTCGACTGCGGGTCGCATACCTTCTTCATCGGGGAGATCGTCGATGCCGGGCTCCCCGACCCGGAGGCGACGGTCGCTTCGATGAGAGACACCAGGATGAAATACGGCGGCGTGAGACGCGGCGGGCATTGA
- a CDS encoding DUF4032 domain-containing protein has product MASFSMTVRSGHPDFLDLEWDKSIVEWTTGRIVYLPKGISRHEVRFVVYPEGTYVVKELPRRAARRDYAVLRDLEGTGVPAVVPIGLVEDRSGDPHEERSSALITRYADFSFSYRELLEGAGFGPRRTQMLDAFAWLLVQLHLAGCFWGDCSLSNVLYRFDADAIETIMVDAETAEIHAELSEGRRMEDLQIMIENVAGGMADIAARQGYDLDEADLELGEDIAARYLALWLELNEELVIRPEERYRIRERVERLNSLGLSVDEVELLPSEEGRRIKVHLRIGVRDFHARRLEELTGVRALEQQARYILGDVHYFYAQQPSNSDRVVDAMRWRIEEFRPMMERLSGATRVSDPVQAYCDILHHRYVLSSAAGRDVGTAAAVEDWFESGQPGYPLDA; this is encoded by the coding sequence ATGGCCTCCTTCAGCATGACCGTTCGCTCGGGTCACCCCGATTTTCTCGACCTCGAATGGGACAAGTCCATCGTCGAGTGGACGACCGGTCGCATCGTCTACCTACCGAAAGGCATCTCTCGCCATGAGGTGCGATTCGTCGTGTATCCGGAAGGCACATACGTCGTGAAGGAACTCCCCCGGCGCGCCGCCCGGCGCGATTACGCGGTCCTGCGCGATCTGGAGGGCACCGGAGTTCCCGCGGTCGTCCCGATCGGGCTCGTTGAGGATCGTTCGGGTGACCCGCACGAAGAGAGGTCCTCGGCGCTCATCACCCGCTACGCCGATTTCTCGTTTTCGTATCGTGAACTCTTGGAAGGTGCCGGCTTCGGACCGAGACGTACTCAGATGCTCGACGCGTTCGCCTGGCTGCTGGTTCAGCTCCACCTTGCCGGATGTTTCTGGGGCGATTGCTCTCTCTCGAACGTGCTCTATCGCTTCGATGCCGACGCCATCGAAACCATCATGGTCGACGCCGAAACCGCAGAGATCCACGCGGAGCTCAGTGAAGGGCGCCGCATGGAAGACCTCCAGATCATGATCGAGAATGTTGCCGGCGGAATGGCCGACATAGCCGCCCGGCAGGGTTACGACCTCGACGAAGCAGACCTCGAGCTGGGCGAGGACATCGCGGCGCGTTATCTCGCCCTCTGGCTTGAGCTCAATGAGGAACTGGTGATACGTCCGGAGGAGCGCTATCGCATTCGCGAACGAGTTGAGCGACTGAACAGTCTCGGGCTGAGTGTGGATGAGGTCGAGCTTCTCCCCTCCGAGGAAGGGAGGCGGATCAAGGTTCATCTCAGGATCGGAGTGCGCGACTTCCATGCCAGGCGCCTCGAGGAGCTGACCGGAGTCCGGGCTCTGGAGCAGCAGGCTCGATACATCCTCGGGGATGTTCACTACTTCTACGCCCAGCAGCCTTCCAATTCGGATCGGGTGGTCGACGCCATGCGATGGAGGATCGAAGAGTTCCGGCCGATGATGGAACGGCTGTCGGGAGCCACCCGCGTCTCGGATCCTGTTCAGGCCTATTGCGACATACTGCACCACAGGTACGTGCTGTCCAGCGCCGCCGGCCGCGATGTGGGCACGGCGGCCGCAGTAGAGGACTGGTTCGAGAGCGGTCAGCCCGGATATCCGCTCGATGCGTGA